In the Flavobacterium sp. J372 genome, one interval contains:
- a CDS encoding AraC family transcriptional regulator, with protein sequence MLFQFNFYSSLLLISFINGIVYSMLLFRKGIASHKQPAIWLSLFVFLCALYICPWMLGFAGWYDTQPYRDIIFYIPFSQQLFIGPVLYFYVQSLLNPDFRLTKVKALHLLPGIVYLIYNLVIFITDKIILDDYYFLADGTDREFDVWYTTLGWISLMLYFSLSLRYYYLYRRIMMQTVSYADSVVFKWIRNILMAYLLMQLLQLSFHFIVMAYPEFDSYTGSWWYFFIFSGISYYIGFNGYTNTVNAGIPFRISIFPQKLVLLPENKEDIDEEIDFEVIETSAINNSFQVDEWADKITHAFEDDALYTNPELSLPDVAHHLRTNNATISKTINACFKLNFNDFVNKYRIQAVKDAIDVGIHKKQTLLSIAFDCGFNSKATFNRAFKKHTGTSPKDYISSL encoded by the coding sequence ATGCTTTTCCAATTTAATTTCTACAGCTCGTTATTGCTTATCTCTTTCATAAACGGGATAGTATACAGCATGCTGCTATTTAGAAAGGGAATAGCCTCGCATAAACAGCCTGCAATATGGCTAAGCCTTTTTGTTTTTCTATGTGCATTATACATCTGCCCGTGGATGCTGGGTTTTGCAGGGTGGTATGATACGCAGCCTTACCGCGATATAATATTCTATATACCTTTCAGCCAGCAGCTATTTATAGGTCCTGTACTATATTTTTATGTTCAAAGCCTGCTTAACCCTGACTTTCGGTTAACTAAAGTAAAAGCGCTTCATCTATTGCCGGGCATAGTGTATCTGATTTACAATCTTGTCATTTTCATTACTGATAAGATAATCCTGGATGACTATTATTTCCTAGCTGATGGCACAGACCGTGAATTTGATGTATGGTATACCACGCTCGGCTGGATATCACTGATGCTGTATTTTTCATTAAGCTTAAGATATTATTACCTATACAGGCGAATTATGATGCAGACTGTAAGTTATGCCGACAGTGTGGTATTTAAGTGGATAAGAAATATCCTTATGGCTTATCTGCTAATGCAGTTGCTGCAATTGTCATTTCATTTTATTGTGATGGCCTATCCTGAATTTGACAGTTATACCGGCAGCTGGTGGTATTTCTTCATTTTTTCAGGAATTTCTTATTACATTGGTTTCAACGGGTATACCAATACAGTAAATGCAGGCATCCCGTTCCGTATTTCAATTTTTCCCCAAAAGTTGGTACTGCTCCCCGAAAACAAAGAAGACATTGATGAAGAAATTGATTTTGAAGTCATTGAAACTTCAGCCATAAATAATAGCTTTCAGGTTGATGAATGGGCAGATAAGATAACCCATGCGTTTGAAGACGATGCTTTATATACCAACCCGGAATTGTCATTGCCGGATGTAGCTCATCACTTAAGGACAAATAACGCAACCATATCAAAAACCATAAATGCTTGTTTTAAACTGAATTTTAATGATTTTGTAAATAAGTACAGGATCCAGGCCGTAAAAGATGCCATAGATGTGGGCATACACAAAAAGCAGACGCTGTTGAGTATAGCATTTGATTGCGGATTTAATTCTAAAGCTACTTTTAACCGTGCCTTTAAAAAACATACCGGCACCTCTCCTAAAGATTATATAAGTTCCTTATAG
- a CDS encoding DoxX family protein, with the protein MKKVFRFITGSVSSNANSYEIIYLLFRLHLGLSIALGAGLPKMFHKINENGPDDWSNKAFGASEWFINQVNDIGFTFISPSFWAYLAIYGEFIGGILIAIGLFTRLSAMQLAFQFFIISFLWYESPEPIVGMYFQQLFFFGYLLITAYGSGKYSLDKLLFQSKKAAI; encoded by the coding sequence ATGAAAAAAGTATTTCGCTTTATTACAGGTAGTGTAAGCAGTAATGCAAATAGCTATGAAATTATTTACCTTCTCTTCAGGCTTCATTTGGGCTTATCAATTGCACTTGGGGCAGGGTTGCCTAAAATGTTTCACAAGATAAACGAGAACGGGCCTGATGACTGGTCAAACAAAGCCTTCGGGGCATCAGAGTGGTTTATAAACCAGGTAAATGATATTGGGTTTACATTCATAAGCCCTTCATTTTGGGCATACCTGGCAATTTACGGAGAGTTCATAGGAGGCATTTTAATTGCGATCGGACTCTTTACAAGGCTGAGTGCAATGCAGCTGGCATTTCAGTTCTTTATAATATCATTTTTATGGTATGAAAGTCCTGAGCCTATAGTGGGGATGTATTTCCAGCAGCTTTTTTTCTTTGGCTATTTATTGATTACTGCATACGGCAGCGGTAAGTACAGTCTTGATAAGTTGTTATTCCAGTCTAAGAAAGCAGCTATATAG
- the abc-f gene encoding ribosomal protection-like ABC-F family protein, with translation MLNIHNLSVSFGGTYLFEEVTFRLGAGDRVGLVGKNGAGKSTMLKILSGDIAPDSGTIATEKEVRIGFLRQDIDFVEGRTVLEEAYQAFEEIKKAEARIDDINHQLATRTDYESESYSKLIEDLSDVTHHYEILGGYNYVGDTERILLGLGFKREEFNNLTDTFSGGWRMRIELAKLLLQNNDVLLLDEPTNHLDIESIIWLEAFLKNYPGVVVIVSHDKMFLDNVTNRTIEISLGKIYDFNKPYTQYLTLREEIREKQLATQKNQEKKIEHTEKLIEKFRAKASKASMAQSLIKKLDKIERIEVDEDDNSVMNISFPVSQTPGRVVVEVEHVTKKYGNKLILKDIDLLVERGSKIAFVGQNGQGKSTLIKAIVKDIPYDGVIKLGHNVQLGYFAQNQAEYLDGEITLLETMQNAATDTNRAKVRDMLGAFLFRGDDVEKKVKVLSGGERNRLALCKLLLQPINVLVMDEPTNHLDIKSKNVLKAALQKYEGTLLLVSHDRDFLQGMSNIVYEFKDHKIREYLGDINFYLEQRNMQNMREVEKRDVVKQAPKEVKKPVSFEDQKKNKALQNKLSKVESQIAQLESEIQKDDRQLAEHYEKLMADGAFFSAYENRKKELDRLLAEWEAVQEEIENN, from the coding sequence ATGCTGAACATACATAATCTGTCGGTTTCTTTCGGTGGGACCTATCTTTTTGAAGAAGTAACTTTCAGGCTGGGGGCGGGTGACCGTGTTGGCCTTGTGGGTAAAAACGGCGCCGGTAAATCAACAATGTTGAAAATTCTTTCGGGTGATATTGCACCCGATTCAGGCACTATTGCAACAGAAAAGGAAGTAAGGATTGGCTTTCTTCGCCAGGATATTGACTTTGTGGAAGGGCGTACGGTACTTGAGGAAGCTTACCAGGCTTTTGAGGAAATCAAGAAAGCTGAAGCCAGGATTGATGATATTAACCACCAGCTGGCTACACGCACTGATTATGAAAGTGAAAGCTATTCAAAACTTATTGAAGATCTTAGTGATGTTACACATCATTACGAAATTCTGGGTGGTTATAATTACGTTGGCGATACAGAGCGAATATTACTGGGGCTGGGTTTTAAGCGTGAAGAATTCAATAACCTGACTGATACATTCTCGGGCGGATGGCGCATGCGTATAGAGCTGGCCAAACTGCTACTTCAGAATAATGACGTACTGCTTCTGGACGAGCCTACCAACCACCTTGATATTGAAAGTATTATTTGGCTTGAGGCATTCTTAAAGAATTATCCGGGCGTTGTGGTGATTGTTTCACACGATAAAATGTTCCTTGATAATGTAACCAACCGTACAATAGAGATTTCGCTTGGGAAGATTTATGACTTTAACAAGCCTTATACCCAGTACCTGACGTTGCGTGAGGAAATCCGCGAAAAGCAGCTCGCTACACAAAAGAACCAGGAAAAGAAAATTGAACATACCGAGAAGCTGATTGAAAAATTCCGTGCAAAAGCATCAAAAGCGTCAATGGCGCAATCACTTATAAAAAAGCTTGACAAAATTGAGCGGATTGAAGTTGATGAAGATGATAATTCGGTTATGAATATTTCATTTCCGGTCTCGCAAACGCCGGGGAGGGTTGTGGTTGAAGTGGAGCATGTTACTAAGAAATATGGCAATAAACTTATATTAAAGGATATTGACCTGCTGGTGGAGCGAGGCAGTAAAATTGCCTTTGTAGGGCAAAACGGGCAGGGTAAATCAACACTGATTAAAGCCATTGTAAAAGACATTCCTTATGATGGAGTGATTAAGTTAGGGCATAATGTACAGTTGGGTTATTTTGCCCAGAACCAGGCTGAATACCTTGACGGCGAGATTACGCTTCTTGAAACCATGCAGAATGCCGCAACTGATACCAACCGTGCAAAAGTGCGCGATATGCTTGGCGCTTTTTTATTCCGTGGCGATGATGTGGAGAAGAAAGTAAAAGTACTAAGCGGTGGTGAGCGTAACCGCCTGGCGCTATGTAAGCTGCTCCTACAGCCGATAAATGTGCTGGTAATGGACGAACCTACCAATCACCTTGATATTAAGTCAAAAAATGTTTTGAAAGCTGCACTTCAAAAATATGAGGGTACGTTGCTGCTTGTAAGCCACGACAGGGATTTCCTGCAGGGTATGAGCAACATAGTATATGAGTTTAAAGACCATAAGATAAGGGAATACCTTGGCGATATCAACTTCTACCTTGAGCAGCGCAACATGCAGAATATGCGCGAGGTTGAAAAGCGTGACGTGGTTAAACAGGCTCCGAAAGAAGTGAAGAAGCCCGTGTCTTTTGAAGACCAGAAGAAAAATAAAGCTTTGCAAAACAAGCTGAGTAAAGTTGAAAGCCAAATTGCCCAATTAGAAAGTGAAATACAGAAAGATGACCGGCAGCTTGCCGAACATTATGAAAAGCTGATGGCAGACGGCGCTTTTTTCTCTGCTTACGAAAACCGCAAGAAAGAGCTCGACCGGCTTTTGGCTGAATGGGAGGCTGTTCAGGAAGAGATTGAAAATAACTAA
- a CDS encoding DUF1761 domain-containing protein, producing the protein MAINALFERKSAKYVLINAGYFIVSLAIMGGIICQWGTK; encoded by the coding sequence ATGGCAATAAATGCCCTGTTTGAAAGGAAAAGCGCTAAATATGTACTCATTAACGCAGGATATTTTATAGTATCACTTGCAATAATGGGCGGTATAATTTGCCAGTGGGGTACAAAATAA
- a CDS encoding DUF1761 domain-containing protein — protein sequence METNWIAVIAAALVTLPIGFIWYNPKVFGTVWMRESGMTEEKAKGANMAKVFGLAVVFSFILAFFLPTIVIHQMGALQLTGGNPEAALPSYHAFIADYATNFRTLQAWCTSWQPAGPICSVAYHGNKCPV from the coding sequence ATGGAAACGAACTGGATAGCTGTTATTGCAGCTGCGCTTGTAACCCTGCCTATCGGGTTTATATGGTATAACCCAAAAGTTTTCGGCACCGTATGGATGCGTGAAAGCGGAATGACAGAAGAGAAAGCAAAAGGCGCAAACATGGCAAAGGTGTTTGGGCTTGCTGTAGTTTTCTCATTTATATTGGCATTTTTCCTTCCGACAATTGTAATTCACCAGATGGGTGCACTCCAGCTTACTGGTGGAAATCCGGAGGCTGCGCTACCTTCATACCATGCATTTATAGCTGACTATGCCACAAATTTCAGGACCCTTCAAGCATGGTGCACTTCATGGCAGCCTGCTGGGCCTATTTGTAGTGTTGCCTACCATGGCAATAAATGCCCTGTTTGA
- a CDS encoding diacylglycerol kinase family protein encodes MGSQKKFLFVLNPISGGSDKADMQDVVKDYANAEGITLIEYETTGEDDEAKILELYKNHSPERILVAGGDGTIKMVAEAVEHTDAIIGVLPAGSANGLSVDLNLPKDFTEVLKIAFHGKVMEMDLVCINDKKSLHLSDIGVNAELIKNYENSNIRGKLGYAIQAVNTLTDMAPPFHVKIEAKGRTIESEARMVVIANTQRYGTGVTINPYGVMDDGKFEIVILKNMDLLVIGKILSGNMPVDSSDDIEILSTDNAVITTNMPVDFQIDGEYYGQEERLEVRILHKDMKVAVP; translated from the coding sequence ATGGGTTCCCAAAAGAAATTCCTTTTTGTACTTAATCCCATATCGGGTGGTAGTGATAAGGCTGATATGCAGGATGTTGTGAAAGATTATGCCAATGCAGAAGGTATAACGCTCATTGAATATGAGACCACAGGTGAAGATGATGAGGCCAAAATCCTTGAGCTTTACAAGAACCACAGCCCTGAACGGATTCTCGTTGCCGGTGGTGACGGAACCATAAAAATGGTTGCAGAAGCTGTAGAGCATACAGATGCTATTATAGGCGTTTTGCCGGCCGGTTCGGCCAACGGGCTATCAGTGGACCTTAACTTACCAAAAGACTTCACAGAGGTGCTTAAAATAGCCTTTCATGGCAAAGTTATGGAAATGGACCTGGTGTGCATAAATGACAAGAAAAGCCTGCACCTAAGCGATATCGGTGTGAACGCCGAGCTGATTAAGAATTATGAGAACAGTAACATACGCGGCAAGCTGGGCTACGCCATCCAGGCTGTAAATACGCTTACCGATATGGCGCCGCCGTTTCATGTAAAAATTGAGGCTAAAGGCAGAACTATTGAGAGCGAGGCGCGTATGGTTGTTATAGCTAATACGCAACGCTACGGCACCGGGGTTACCATCAACCCCTACGGAGTAATGGATGACGGTAAGTTTGAAATAGTGATATTGAAGAATATGGACTTGCTGGTAATTGGCAAGATACTATCAGGAAACATGCCGGTTGACAGCAGTGACGACATCGAAATCCTCTCAACTGATAATGCGGTGATAACAACTAATATGCCGGTTGATTTCCAGATTGACGGGGAATATTACGGGCAGGAAGAGCGGCTTGAGGTTAGGATACTACATAAAGATATGAAGGTTGCCGTGCCATAA
- the gldN gene encoding gliding motility protein GldN translates to MSRKILSLIVFFSLVSSAAFAQSNLLNAKTADQIGKKTAAQDSLDNDKPLPYGYVGDRDVLLARKVWERIDLNQRVNFPMYFPIKGNLGSDRKPLYDVLVEGVRSGTITEVYDDSYFVTRKTLKDIEESLTFTDTTDAGIEQYNTDIKAYKSGKKTISPEYINRTDIKAIDVEGYEIVGYWYFDKRQGELKYRMLGIAPIVPDVFTMGKEEKEYIRIFWVFFPAARDVLHKYKAFNEENSASAITFDHLLNSRRFNGVIIAEENVYGDRLIENYLKENSQMQLLEAERIKEKIRNFEQDMWNY, encoded by the coding sequence ATGAGCAGGAAGATTTTATCATTAATCGTTTTCTTCAGCCTGGTATCTTCAGCAGCGTTTGCACAGTCAAACTTGCTTAATGCCAAGACTGCAGACCAGATAGGCAAGAAAACTGCTGCGCAGGATTCATTAGACAATGACAAGCCGCTGCCATACGGCTACGTGGGCGACAGGGATGTACTACTGGCCAGGAAAGTTTGGGAAAGGATTGACCTTAACCAACGCGTAAATTTTCCTATGTATTTTCCGATTAAAGGAAATCTTGGCTCTGACAGGAAGCCGCTTTATGATGTGCTTGTAGAAGGAGTTCGTAGTGGTACAATCACTGAAGTTTATGACGACAGTTATTTTGTAACGCGCAAAACCCTTAAAGATATAGAGGAGTCGCTTACTTTTACTGATACAACTGACGCCGGTATTGAACAATACAATACTGATATCAAGGCTTATAAGTCGGGTAAGAAAACTATTTCTCCTGAATATATTAACAGGACTGACATCAAAGCTATTGATGTTGAAGGATACGAAATAGTTGGCTACTGGTATTTTGACAAGCGCCAGGGTGAACTTAAGTACAGGATGCTTGGTATTGCTCCAATCGTTCCGGACGTGTTTACCATGGGTAAAGAAGAGAAAGAGTATATCCGTATATTCTGGGTATTCTTCCCTGCGGCAAGAGACGTGCTTCATAAGTACAAAGCGTTCAATGAGGAAAACTCTGCCAGCGCCATTACGTTTGACCACTTGCTTAACTCAAGGCGTTTCAACGGAGTAATTATAGCCGAGGAAAACGTATACGGAGACAGGCTCATTGAAAACTACTTGAAGGAAAATTCGCAAATGCAGCTTCTTGAAGCAGAGCGTATCAAAGAAAAGATACGTAACTTCGAGCAGGATATGTGGAATTACTAA
- a CDS encoding FAD-binding oxidoreductase, which yields MKDYIIVGGGIAAISLAEVLYRQGKTFMLFCQSMQNATSVAGGIYNPVIVKRLSLPYNALEHVKFIGPFYSEIESRLTIKVDFPTPLLRRFASVEEQNNWFEAADKPELSEFISPKVLRTSYEGLDAPYGYGEVLHTGFIDTNQLLESYHKWLQEIQAVAYENFDYSHLNINNNHVIYKEIEAKHVVFAEGFGIRNNPYFNFVPLEGTKGELLTIHSPDLKLESIVNAGIFILPLGNDIYKVGATYEWTDKTNNPTEAARVELEEKLQEIITCDYDVVTHVAGVRPTTKDRKPVIGTHAEHSNIHILNGLGTRGLMLGPPMAQQLYDYIENGTAIERAVDVNRFAGN from the coding sequence ATGAAAGATTATATAATTGTAGGCGGAGGTATAGCGGCCATAAGTTTAGCCGAAGTTTTGTACAGGCAGGGTAAAACATTCATGCTTTTTTGCCAATCGATGCAGAATGCTACCAGCGTGGCAGGCGGTATTTACAACCCGGTTATCGTAAAGAGGCTCAGCCTTCCTTATAATGCATTAGAGCATGTCAAATTCATTGGGCCGTTTTATAGTGAAATTGAAAGCAGGCTTACTATAAAGGTTGATTTTCCCACCCCATTGCTTCGCCGCTTTGCATCTGTTGAAGAGCAAAATAACTGGTTTGAAGCCGCAGATAAACCCGAACTTTCAGAGTTTATTTCGCCAAAAGTTTTGCGTACATCATATGAGGGACTCGATGCTCCATATGGTTATGGTGAAGTGTTGCATACCGGCTTTATCGACACCAATCAGTTATTAGAATCATACCATAAATGGCTTCAGGAAATACAAGCTGTTGCATATGAAAACTTCGATTATTCTCATTTGAATATTAATAACAATCATGTTATTTATAAAGAAATAGAAGCTAAACACGTTGTGTTCGCTGAAGGTTTCGGTATCAGAAACAATCCGTATTTCAATTTTGTTCCGCTTGAAGGTACAAAAGGTGAACTGCTTACCATACATTCACCGGACCTTAAACTGGAGAGCATAGTCAATGCCGGAATATTTATCCTGCCGCTAGGTAATGATATATATAAAGTTGGTGCGACTTACGAGTGGACAGACAAGACTAACAACCCCACTGAAGCAGCACGTGTAGAACTGGAAGAAAAATTACAGGAAATAATTACCTGCGATTATGATGTGGTGACTCATGTTGCGGGAGTACGACCCACTACAAAAGACCGTAAGCCGGTTATTGGAACACATGCAGAACATAGTAACATTCATATACTGAACGGCCTGGGCACACGAGGGCTTATGCTTGGCCCTCCTATGGCTCAGCAACTGTACGATTATATTGAAAATGGTACAGCTATTGAAAGGGCTGTTGATGTTAATAGGTTTGCCGGCAATTAA
- a CDS encoding App1 family protein: MSKPILKLYRGYANEQELIVFGHVFKPNTANTYEFEKKRFKNARSIIRMFRIKTIPNADVYLEHDGKRIHTKALDDGYFKFCIPLKEQLGYGWTDYYVSTFHDGEEIREKGTYIRPYEGNLGFISDIDDTFLVSHTRNFFKKLYILLWKNINDRKIFEDVVPHYQALSTAGRNNKDEKNAFFYVSSSEWNLYKFIVKFTEKHELPRAVLLLKDIKTSLMDFFVTGRGNHDHKFDKIKHILEFYPHLQYTLLGDDSQHDPFLYEDVCKIFPVTVKAVYIRQTGHSKKEKALKSIKNMEAMGVAVCYFKDSNEALEHSRRIGLIQ, encoded by the coding sequence TTGAGTAAGCCAATTTTAAAATTATACCGCGGGTATGCCAATGAGCAGGAACTGATTGTTTTTGGGCATGTGTTTAAGCCGAATACGGCAAATACATATGAATTTGAGAAAAAACGTTTTAAAAATGCACGGTCAATTATCAGGATGTTCCGCATTAAAACCATACCGAATGCCGATGTTTATCTTGAGCATGACGGAAAGCGCATACATACAAAAGCGCTTGACGATGGGTATTTTAAGTTTTGCATTCCGCTGAAAGAACAGCTTGGCTATGGCTGGACAGATTACTACGTTAGCACTTTTCATGATGGTGAAGAAATCAGGGAAAAAGGAACATATATTAGGCCCTACGAAGGGAACTTAGGTTTTATATCGGATATTGACGATACATTCCTTGTTTCACACACACGCAATTTCTTCAAAAAACTGTACATCCTCCTTTGGAAAAATATCAACGACCGGAAAATTTTTGAAGATGTAGTGCCTCACTACCAGGCATTAAGCACCGCAGGGCGAAATAATAAAGATGAAAAAAATGCCTTCTTTTATGTGTCGAGCAGTGAATGGAATCTTTATAAATTCATCGTGAAGTTCACCGAAAAGCATGAACTTCCTCGTGCTGTATTATTACTGAAAGACATAAAAACCAGCCTTATGGACTTCTTTGTAACAGGACGCGGCAATCATGATCATAAGTTTGACAAGATCAAGCACATACTTGAATTTTATCCGCATCTGCAATACACGCTTTTGGGTGATGACTCGCAGCACGACCCTTTTTTATATGAAGATGTATGCAAAATTTTCCCGGTGACAGTAAAAGCCGTTTACATACGGCAGACAGGACATTCAAAAAAAGAAAAGGCGCTTAAGTCAATTAAGAATATGGAGGCTATGGGTGTAGCAGTTTGTTATTTTAAAGACAGCAACGAAGCGCTTGAACATTCAAGACGTATAGGCCTGATACAGTAA
- a CDS encoding GNAT family N-acetyltransferase, with protein MTQYSFTIFTSADALPAEWDTIAQANIFLGRAYLAVLEKAAPANMQCHFIALYTNSKLCGIALCQYLNLSKVATFGQAEEEKFSLRRYIFKKFSSHILFIGNNMLTGQNAYVLNDSISESNALKLMHAALQSLIKSYRKKCVYINVTGVKDFDETEMPNFEEAGFKGFHKFTTQPNMIFHIWPEWKNMDDYLAALNTKYRTQYNRSRKKAEGITKRKLTLNCIIDYEQRLQELYLTVAGNASFNTFHLPANHFRVFKEELGDDFLLYGYFDGDKLVGFSTLIKNGDDFDTYFLGYDDAIQRDKMLYLNMLYDMAAYSVKKQYKLVIFGRSAMEIKSSVGAKAVTVYGVIKHTNPVINIFMSKLFAYFDPKVNWKERNPFK; from the coding sequence GTGACACAATATTCATTTACAATTTTTACATCTGCAGATGCCCTGCCTGCTGAATGGGATACTATTGCCCAAGCCAACATCTTCTTAGGCAGAGCCTACCTCGCGGTACTTGAAAAAGCTGCCCCTGCTAATATGCAATGTCATTTTATTGCGCTATATACTAACAGTAAACTGTGCGGCATTGCGCTTTGCCAGTACCTTAATTTGAGTAAAGTGGCAACCTTTGGGCAGGCTGAAGAAGAAAAATTCTCGTTGCGCAGGTACATATTTAAAAAGTTCTCTTCACACATACTTTTTATTGGCAATAATATGCTCACCGGGCAGAATGCTTATGTGCTGAATGATAGCATTTCCGAGAGTAATGCCTTAAAACTTATGCATGCTGCATTACAGTCACTTATAAAAAGCTATCGTAAAAAGTGCGTGTATATAAATGTAACGGGCGTTAAAGATTTTGATGAAACTGAAATGCCCAATTTTGAAGAGGCAGGATTCAAGGGATTTCACAAGTTTACCACTCAGCCAAACATGATTTTTCACATCTGGCCGGAATGGAAAAATATGGATGATTACCTGGCAGCACTAAATACAAAATACCGAACCCAGTATAACCGCAGCCGTAAAAAAGCTGAAGGCATTACCAAACGAAAACTGACTTTAAACTGCATCATTGACTACGAGCAAAGGCTTCAGGAGCTCTACCTTACTGTAGCTGGCAATGCATCGTTCAATACTTTCCACCTGCCTGCAAACCATTTCAGGGTGTTTAAAGAAGAGCTGGGTGATGACTTTTTACTATACGGTTATTTTGATGGAGACAAACTTGTGGGCTTTAGCACCCTTATCAAAAACGGAGATGATTTTGACACTTACTTTTTAGGATATGATGATGCCATACAACGTGATAAAATGCTTTACCTTAATATGCTGTATGATATGGCGGCATACTCAGTCAAAAAGCAGTACAAGCTTGTGATATTTGGCCGGTCTGCTATGGAGATTAAAAGTTCTGTCGGTGCAAAAGCAGTTACTGTGTACGGCGTAATTAAACATACAAATCCCGTAATAAATATATTCATGTCGAAACTTTTTGCATATTTCGACCCCAAAGTCAACTGGAAAGAGCGTAACCCGTTTAAATAA
- a CDS encoding DUF5522 domain-containing protein translates to MDSGFFGNKLTEGEDYYLTPEGYKVFTEAYHLKRGYCCKSGCRHCPYGFDKKTGTNRK, encoded by the coding sequence ATGGACAGCGGTTTTTTTGGAAATAAATTAACAGAAGGTGAAGATTATTATCTTACACCTGAAGGCTACAAAGTGTTTACCGAAGCATATCATTTAAAGCGGGGTTATTGCTGCAAAAGCGGATGCCGCCACTGCCCATACGGATTTGATAAGAAAACAGGAACTAACAGAAAGTAA